The following proteins are encoded in a genomic region of Musa acuminata AAA Group cultivar baxijiao chromosome BXJ2-11, Cavendish_Baxijiao_AAA, whole genome shotgun sequence:
- the LOC103972032 gene encoding probable indole-3-pyruvate monooxygenase YUCCA5, with product MASMTDRLDFFSRRCAWVNGPIIVGAGPSGLAVAACLKEHGVPSVILERADCIASLWQKRTYDRLKLHLPKQFCQLPKFPFPEDYPEYPTKKQFVDYLESYAKHFEISPRFNQSVQSARYDETCGLWRVRTVGAGAEAGNRSHEVEYIGRWIVVATGENAEKVVPELEGLEGFGGDVIHACDYKSGEAHRGKRVLVIGCGNSGMELCLDLCDHDAFPAIVVRDSVHVLPREVLGKSTFELAVLLMKWLPLWLVDKILLLLAWLVLGNVEKYGLRRPSTGPLELKNTQGRTPVLDSGALAKIRSGDIKVVPGIKRFSPGRVELVDGQALDIDSVILATGYRSNVPQWLQGCDFFSKDGFPKTPFPDGWKGQSGLYAVGFTRRGLAGASSDAARTAKDIGRMWKEETKPAKRPVACHRRCISQI from the exons ATGGCCAGCATGACTGACCGGTTGGACTTCTTCTCGCGGAGGTGCGCGTGGGTGAATGGCCCCATCATCGTTGGAGCAGGGCCGTCCGGACTGGCGGTCGCGGCGTGCCTGAAGGAGCACGGCGTGCCCTCGGTCATCCTCGAGCGCGCCGACTGCATTGCCTCCCTCTGGCAGAAGCGCACCTACGACCGCTTGAAGCTTCACCTCCCCAAGCAATTCTGTCAGCTGCCTAAGTTCCCCTTCCCCGAGGATTACCCTGAGTATCCCACCAAGAAGCAATTCGTCGACTACTTGGAGTCGTACGCCAAGCACTTCGAGATCAGCCCGCGGTTCAACCAGTCGGTGCAGTCGGCGAGGTACGACGAGACATGCGGGCTGTGGCGCGTGAGGACCGTTGGAGCTGGCGCCGAGGCAGGTAACCGGAGCcacgaggtggagtacattggcaGGTGGATAGTGGTGGCCACCGGCGAGAACGCTGAGAAGGTGGTGCCGGAGCTGGAGGGGCTGGAGGGGTTCGGCGGCGACGTGATCCATGCTTGCGACTACAAGTCCGGTGAGGCCCACCGCGGGAAGCGCGTGCTGGTGATCGGATGCGGCAACTCCGGCATGGAGCTCTGCCTCGACCTCTGCGACCACGATGCCTTCCCGGCCATCGTGGTCCGCGACTCG GTTCACGTACTGCCGAGGGAGGTTCTCGGGAAGTCGACGTTCGAGCTGGCTGTTCTGCTGATGAAGTGGCTGCCGCTGTGGCTGGTGGACAAGATCCTGCTGCTGTTGGCATGGCTGGTGCTGGGGAACGTAGAGAAGTATGGCTTGAGGAGGCCTTCCACAGGTCCCCTGGAGCTCAAAAACACACAAGGACGAACCCCTGTTCTCGACTCAGGGGCACTCGCCAAGATAAGATCCGGCGACATCAAGGTAGTCCCTGGCATCAAGAGGTTCTCCCCTGGAAGAGTCGAGCTCGTCGACGGCCAGGCCCTCGACATCGATTCCGTCATCTTGGCCACAGGATACCGCAGCAACGTCCCTCAGTGGCTTCAG GGATGTGATTTCTTCTCCAAGGATGGGTTTCCGAAGACCCCATTCCCAGACGGGTGGAAAGGGCAGTCTGGGCTCTACGCGGTTGGCTTCACAAGGAGAGGCCTCGCTGGTGCTTCCTCAGATGCAGCGAGGACAGCCAAGGACATCGGTAGGATGTGGAAGGAGGAAACCAAGCCCGCGAAGCGACCTGTCGCCTGCCACAGGAGATGCATCTCACAGATCTAA
- the LOC135626736 gene encoding xyloglucan galactosyltransferase KATAMARI1 homolog, with protein sequence MRRRLSASVHHEGMEKANGKPRPSRLCFLATLSAMFWIMIFYFHFTVLSSNSINNPEQSGSYSIPSKSQRISEAYEALELPKMKVQSQLKPSDQQAPEVFPFTRALQTIGNKSDPCGGRYIYVHDLPSWFNADMLRDCRKLSLWTNMCKFTGNAGLGPPLENAEGVFSNTGWYATNQFAVDVIFNNRMKQYECLTKDSSIAAAIFVPFYAGFDVARYLWGYNISVRDSSSLELVDWLMKRPEWSVMGGRDHFLVAGRITWDFRRLTDSESDWGNKLLFLPAAKNMSMLVVESSPWNANDFGIPYPTYFHPAKDAEVFIWQDRMRELKRRYLCSFAGAPRPGNPKSIRGQIIDQCQRSKVCKLLECDFGESKCHSPSSIMQMFQSSLFCLQPQGDSYTRRSAFDSMLAGCIPVFFHPGSAYIQYTWHLPRNYSTYSVFIPEDDIRKKNVSIEERLKQIPPDVVEIMRETVISLIPKLIYADPRYKLETLKDAFDVAVQAVIDKVTKLRRDIVEGHEDKDFIEENSWKYALLEDGQRTVGPHEWDPFFSKPKDGNGDSGTTSAEAAKNSWQNEQRSQV encoded by the coding sequence ATGAGGCGGCGGTTGTCGGCTTCCGTTCATCACGAGGGGATGGAGAAGGCCAACGGCAAGCCTCGGCCTTCTCGGCTCTGCTTCTTGGCCACTCTATCGGCCATGTTCTGGATCATGATCTTCTATTTCCATTTCACTGTTCTGAGCAGTAACTCTATCAACAACCCTGAGCAATCTGGTTCCTACTCCATTCCTTCCAAATCCCAACGGATTTCGGAAGCATACGAAGCTCTCGAACTGCCAAAAATGAAGGTGCAGTCCCAATTGAAGCCATCAGACCAGCAAGCACCGGAAGTATTTCCCTTCACCCGTGCCCTCCAGACCATCGGTAACAAGAGCGATCCCTGTGGCGGGAGGTACATCTACGTTCATGATCTTCCCTCATGGTTCAATGCAGACATGCTCAGAGATTGCAGAAAGTTGAGCCTTTGGACCAACATGTGCAAGTTCACAGGCAATGCTGGCCTGGGGCCTCCGCTTGAGAATGCCGAAGGAGTCTTCTCAAATACAGGGTGGTATGCAACAAATCAGTTTGCGGTGGATGTGATCTTCAACAACCGGATGAAGCAGTATGAGTGCTTGACTAAAGATTCCTCCATTGCGGCTGCTATCTTTGTGCCATTCTATGCTGGTTTTGACGTAGCTCGATATCTTTGGGGTTATAACATCTCAGTCAGGGATTCTTCATCTCTTGAGTTGGTTGATTGGCTTATGAAGAGGCCTGAGTGGAGTGTGATGGGGGGGAGGGACCATTTCTTGGTGGCAGGAAGGATCACTTGGGACTTTAGGAGATTGACGGATTCTGAATCAGACTGGGGAAACAAGCTTCTGTTCTTGCCAGCTGCGAAGAACATGTCAATGCTGGTTGTGGAGTCGAGCCCATGGAATGCTAATGATTTTGGCATACCATATCCTACTTACTTTCACCCGGCAAAGGATGCTGAAGTTTTCATTTGGCAGGATCGGATGAGGGAGTTGAAGCGGAGGTATCTCTGTTCATTTGCAGGAGCACCACGCCCTGGTAATCCGAAATCAATTAGAGGACAGATCATCGATCAGTGTCAAAGGTCTAAGGTTTGCAAGTTGTTGGAGTGTGATTTTGGAGAGAGCAAGTGTCATTCTCCAAGCAGCATAATGCAAATGTTCCAGAGCTCCTTGTTTTGCCTACAACCACAGGGAGATTCGTATACAAGGAGATCAGCTTTTGACTCAATGTTGGCTGGTTGCATACCTGTTTTCTTCCATCCTGGCTCTGCTTATATACAATACACATGGCACCTCCCGAGGAACTACTCGACATACTCAGTATTTATCCCAGAGGATGATATTCGAAAGAAAAATGTTAGCATTGAGGAGAGGTTAAAGCAAATCCCTCCTGATGTTGTGGAAATAATGAGAGAGACAGTTATTAGCCTGATACCTAAGCTGATATATGCAGACCCTAGATATAAATTGGAGACTCTTAAGGATGCCTTTGATGTGGCTGTACAGGCAGTAATTGACAAAGTCACTAAGCTAAGAAGGGACATAGTAGAAGGCCATGAAGATAAGGACTTCATTGAAGAGAATAGCTGGAAGTATGCTTTGTTAGAGGATGGCCAGCGGACGGTTGGTCCACATGAGTGGGATCCTTTCTTCTCTAAACCTAAGGATGGTAATGGGGATTCTGGCACCACATCTGCTGAAGCTGCTAAGAATTCTTGGCAGAATGAACAAAGGAGTCAAGTTTGA